The Balneolaceae bacterium DNA segment AAGTATCTGTTCCGTACAACGCTCTGTTAAGTTACTGTTTCTCGAGAAAGCTGAGTTACTGCATGATGACCCCGACAGAGTGATTAGAACAGTAGATGATGAATTTTCCTATCCTTCCGTGATAAGGCTGCGGCGGTATATCAATCTTCCTTATGCTAACATTGTACTTTCCCGGCGCAACATTATGAAAAGAGACCGGCATACGTGCCAGTACTGTGGTACAAAATCTGATTTGACACTCGATCATGTTATGCCGCGCAGCAGGGGTGGTGAAGATAGCTGGGAAAACCTCGTTACAGCCTGTAATCAATGCAATGTGAAGAAAGGCAACCGTACACCGGACGAAGCAAGCATGCCGCTGGATGTTGAACCATACCGGCCTGTTCATATTACGTTTTTTCAAAATCTACTGGGCGGAGTGCAAGAGCACTGGAAGCCATATCTATATATGTAGAAAGTGAGATGAAAACTCTGCAATCAGGTAATTTCAGTTGTTCTGATTAAGAAGGGTCATGATATTTTCCTGCCGCAAACTCTCCTGATGTTCAATTTCCTGAAGAGTTTTATGAGCGGTATTCAAGATCTCATTAGCCCGTTCTTCTTCTCCTGTTTTCATGAGATAAGCTCCGTATTGAATACTTGCCAGAGCATGTTCCAAAGATTCTTCGGAGTGAACAGCTTCTACTTTCTGGTATCCCTCTTCAAAATAAAACCGGGCGTTCTCAAGATCGTTTTTTGCCAGGTAAGCACTTCCAATGCCAACCATTGTTCGGGCTGTAAGTGAATGACCGGGGGAGAGATTGTCGTGGAATGTATTATAGGCCTCTTTATACAATTTTAATGCAGAATCGGGCCGATTGGTTTCGAGCATTAACTTTGCAATTGTAAACTTAGTTAGGGCCGTGTTTGTATGGTTGTGTCCAAGCTGTTCCTTTCGGATGCGGTAGGCTTCATTTACATATTTTTCAGCTTCAGACAATCTGCCCTGGTCCATATGAGAAATCGCAAGATTATTGAGTGTGAGAGCTACAAAGGGGTGATTATCTCCATACAATTTACGCCGAACAGTCAACGCCCGGTTAAGCAGGCTGTCTGCTTCCCGGAAGTCTCCGAGATTCATTAGCAGAGCTCCCAAACTGTTTTGGCTTATGGCTATATCAGGATGAACAGGAGCGAGTAGATTTTCTCTGCGCTGGAGTATTTCCCGAAACAATGCTTCTGTTTCCCGATATTTTGCTTTGTAATGAAGTACCACACCAAGGCTGTTCATATTTTCAATGGTCAACGGATGATCTCTGCCAAGATGCTTGTCCCGAATCTCAAGACTCCTTCTGTAAAGCTGTTCTGCATTTGTATTATTTCCAACTCTGCGGCGGGCATATGCAAGGTTACTGAGAGTTTCAGCCAAATCGGGTCCGGCAGACTTGAGGTGATTTTCCCGAATACTCAGGGCAAGACTCAGGAGTGAATCGGCTGCAAAAAATTCTCCTTTATTGATAAGCAGTAAACCCAGTTTATCGAACGTACCTACCGTTTCGGAATGGTAATTTCCATAAACATCCTGCCTGATCGTAAGTGATTGCCGCAACAGAGATTCTGATTTATCATACTGCCCCAGCCTCCTGTAAATTTCACCCATCACCTCAAACATCTGTGCTTTCAGTTCGGGATATCCCTCCAATTTTTCAGCATCCGCTTCACCACGTTCCAGCATGTCTCTTGCCGTAAGAACTTCTCCCTCCGAATGTAAAGGATTATTCGCCTCAAACAGATCCATTAAAAACAGTGTTACCTGTTCGGCTTTTTGGGCCTGTAGTTCAGCAAATTGTTTTTCTTCAGATATCCTCTGGGTGTAGAAAAGGGTAAATGCAGTAACCATCAGCAGGATAAATCCAATAAACATCAGCGACAGAGAATGCCTCTTGATAAACTTTTTTGATCGGTAGATGAGAGAATCGTGACGGGCAGATACAGGCAGTGATTTCTCAAACCGTTCAATATCATCCAGCATATTTTGGGCAGAATCGTATCTTTCTGTGGATTCTTTTCGAAGTGCTTTCAAAATAATCGCGTCAAGATCACCCTTTAACTGTGTACTCCAGCGGTTTGATACCGAACTTGGTTTGGAAGGCTCTCGATGCCGAATAATGTATTCCGTTTCGTGCAATGATTTATTTTTCAAATCGAACGGATGGAATCCGGTAAGCAGTTCAAACAGAAGTATACCCAGCGAATATACATCTGTAGCTGTTGTTATAGGGTCGAGTGTGATCTGTTCAGGCGCGGCGTACTTCAGGCTGAGCATTCTGAATCCGGAGCTGGTTTGCAGAATGGCTTGCTCATCAAGGCTGTCGTCGATCATTTTAGCAATACCAAAATCTAAAATTTTAACAACACCTTGTTTATTCACCAGAAGATTCTCCGGCTTTAAATCCCGATGCACAATAAAGTTGGAGTGGGCGTACTGCACGGCCCTGCAAACCTGTTTAAAAAGGTTGAGTCTTTCATCAAGATCACAATTGTTTTTTTTGCAATATTCTGTAATTGGAATACCGTCCACATATTCCATTACATAGTAGGAGCGCCCGTCCACCGAAATTCCGCCATCCAGCAAGCGGGCTATGTTTGGATGATTTAACGATGAGAGAATAGTACGTTCCTGCTCAAATCTGCGGGCTTGATTTTTGGATGTTACTCCGTGGCGCATCAGCTTAAGCGCAACATTCTGGTTGAATTTTTCATCACATCTGCCGGCCAGGAAAACCTCGCCCATGCCGCCATATCCAACACGTTTTTTTATTTTATAGAGGCCTATTTGATCGGGAATGGTATCATCAATTTCGGGAAGAGTTGCAGTTTTATCTAATAAACTATCGTCTGTAGACATCTTGTAATTATCTGTTATCTCTCCAATAAATAAACGGTTAGATTGGAAAAGAGAGTCCCAGTAATCGGAGGAGTTCTCAATGGAATCGAGGAATTTGCGTACTTCTGATTTAAGGTCCGGATCGTTTCCGCATCGATCTTCTAAAATTTTCTTTTTTGCAGAAGGGTTGTTCGTTTTTAAAACCTCATCCACAATATTGGTAATCAGTTTCCAGCGGTCTTTATTCATAGTTATTGAGCTTTTCTACATCATACTATGCGTAAAAGATCTACATTCGGTCTCATTGATATCTTAGCACTTCATTTAACACAGATTTTTCACCAAGAAATTTGGTTGTGAACACAGCACACGAAAAAATTCGCAGCCTTTTGCTGCAACACTCAAATTTGAGCTATATTCGATTGTCGATATATGAAACAATATCATTTACTTAACTTCTATTTTATACGTTTGTGTGAATAGATCGGGTTAAGATCCATGTTCTGACTTTAACCGCTGATAGAGCCAACCTCTTGCTTTCGCCCAATCGCGATTTACAGTGCTTGCAGAGAGATCCAGCATTTTGGCTGTCTCTTCAATACTCATGCCGGCAAAGAAACGAAGCTCAACAATCTGTCCGAGTCGTTCATCCAGTTCAGAAAGCTGATCAAGATGCTCATCAAGTTCAATGATATTTTCTGCATGCTTTTTGATGTGAAAGACATTTTCATCAAGCGGCAGTGGTTTTTTCCCGCCGCCCCGTTTCTCTGCTTTTTTCTTGCGTGCATAATCAACAAGAAGTTGCCTCATAGAACGGGCAGCAATAGCATAAAAATGGGTTCGATCGTTAAAATCTACTTTCGATTGATCGATCAGTTTAATGTAGGCCTCGTGAACCAATTCGGTTTTACTGAATGTATGATCAGAATATTCTTGATTCAGTTGAATATTGGCAATACGCCGAAGCTCATCATAGACAAGTTCAAAAAGTTTTTTGTATGCATCTTGATCTCCTTTATTAACGGTACGTAAAAGCTGGGTTATATTGCTTTTATCACTCATGAATTAAAAAAGTAATTATTTTGACCCTTTTTTATTTCGATCTTCGCATATATAAGTAGAAGAACAGCATTTAGGGTATTCACAAATATTTATTAAACTGCCCTGGTCTAAAATATTGAATTCTGCAGCCGGGATTTGGGAAAATAAATTAAACCAAGATGCTCACAAAGTATCTGAATAACAAGTCTAAGGTGGCTTAAAGCAGAATTAAGTTGCACTATTTATAAACGACAAAGAGATCCTTAGGATGCGCTTAAAAAGATTACTTGAAGTAGATATAGTAATTTTTAGTCTATGTATCATTTTTGTTTCAACCTCTCCATTATATGCACAGGACACCATCGGAGAAACAGATATTGAAACCTATACCTACAGCGGATCCATTGGATTACAGTCTCATGCATATACAACCACACAGGATGTTAACAGGAAGCAGCCTCTGGGTGCGCTACTAACCGCAAATGTTGATTTTTCCATTCTTGGTTTCGAATCCGGTGCCGATATTCGCTACAGTACCGATGATAATCAGTTCCGGCAATCTCTAAATAGATTTAATTTTTACGGAAGCTGGAAATGGGTAACCCTTTCTGCCGGTGATGTAAATCCGGGCTATGGAAATTATGCACTCAGTGGAACTACAATTCGGGGCGGTGAGCTTAATTTATCACCCGGTATTGTTTTTATTGATCTGGCAGCCGGCCGGGTAAACAGAGCTGTATTTGATTTTAGTGCAGACCGGTCCCGCAGACCTACATTTGAGCGATGGTTATACGCATTCCAGGCCGGTGTGGGTAGTTCTGAACAAAGCAATTTTAGTCTTTCTGCGTTTTATTCGAAAGACAACCGAGGGTCTATTCCCGATACTTCAAATATCACAAACTACCGGCCGGGATTACTATCCCCACCCGCAGAGAACCTGGCTGTTACACCGAAATTTCAGGTTTCTGTTTTTGAAGAGGCTTTTAAAGTGGGGGCAGAAACCACGGTCTCGGCTTTTACAAGAGATCAGCGTAGTCCGGAATTATCTGCTGATGAGTCTGACATTCCCTCATTTCTAACAGATCTTTTTTCTCCCCGAAGCAGCACGCGTCTATCGTATGCAGGAATGGCTCACACAGACTTTTCTTTTGATGAATTCCAGATGAGAGCCCAATACGAAAGAATTATGCCGGGCTATAAAAGTTTGGGCATCAGGGATATGAGGGATGATCAACATACGATAACTCTAACTCCGGCATTCCAGTTTTTTGATCAGAAGTGGACCTTAGATGGCGAATTTTCGCTTAGTGAAGACAACCTGCTTGGTAACCGTATCTCTAAACAAACGCAGCAGAATATTAATCTGAATACGAATGTGCAGGTGTCGGAAAGTATAAATCTTGGCGGTGGTTACACGCGGTTTGAGTCCAAGACATCCTCGAATAATTCCCAAAGTGAAGGCCAGCACAGCCAGTTATCACAGGTATTTCAATTTTTTCCCAGCTTCTCAATAATAAGCGGAAGTACAACTCATAATTTTTCGGTTACCGGTATTTATCAGGATATGGTTGTGGAATACCCGGTGCAGAATGGCGGAATGGCCACGGATGAATCAAACACAAAAACAGGAGCGGCAAGCTACTCCCTGGCTCTGCCGTCCGGTCTTTCGGTTAACAGTTCTGTGAATGTGGTTTTAGGCGAGGCACCAGACAATACATTTACAACTCTTACCGGGTCAGCGGGTGCAGGTTATGCTCTATTTGAAAGGAAACTGAATTTGAACCTGACAGTGAATGTATCTCAAAATAAATTTGAGCAAACATTTGGCGAGCAAAATATGGTAAACAAGAATTTACAGATAAATGGTAATTTTGTTGCCAGCTATTCGGTCACATCTTCCACGAATCTGCAACTCAATATTCGTTCTCAAAACAATACGGTAATGGAAGGTGAAGGACGGAGCTTTTTCTGAAATGGAAGCCAGATTTCGATTTCAACAACGATTTTAATCAGATAAACAGGTATGCAGCAACGAGTAAAGAATAAATTTTCGATTTTTATAAAACTGATACTCCTTTCTCTGCTTTTTGCAGCGTGGAGCCCGGAACAGGCAACAGCCCAAACCCAGGCGCGGGCGACCATTGTGGGTATCCCTCAAATTTTGCCAAGTCCCTATATCAGTGATTTTGAACAACAAGTTTTTGCGGGCAATTACCAGGTTCAGTTAAATATTACGGGGCCGGGACCGGTCGATGTCCGTTTTCGTGTAAGAATTACTCAAAACAGCCAGGTTTTGGTGGATGAAACCTCGCTTCCCTCCACCTTCGATTCGGGTATGCATCTGCTGAGTCCATTTTCCGAATTTGTTCTGTTTGAAGCCACCACCCAGCAAATTCTGGAATCACTTCCCGGCACCAGGTTCCGCCAGGCCTGGCAAACCGGAAGGTTTCCGGAAGGAAATTATCAAATTACCATTGAACCGGAGATTGTAGGTTCAAATATACCCGGTATTGAAGGGATCGCAAACTTCATGGTTCGATTACCGCAACCGCCAACCCTGGTTTCTCCTTCCAATGGTGAATCGATTGCACCAACGTTATCGACTCCTGTTTTTTCATGGTCGCCAGTAATGGGCCCTCCGGGAATGATGGTTGAGTATGAATTCCTGCTGGTTGAGCTATTCGACGGACAAAATCCATCCGAAGCGATTGTGAGTAATCGGAAACATGCTTCGGCAGTGAGTATTGGAACTACTATGCTGCCCTACACGGGTTCGTATCTTCCTCTGGAAGAGGGACAAACGTACGCATGGCAGGTAACCGCCCGTGATGTAAATGGCGAGATTCCGATCAATAATGAAGGGCGAAGTGAAGTGAGAGTCTTTACATATGGTTCTGAAGATGAAGAAGAACAAGAACAGTTGACTGTGGTTGAACCGGAAATGACATTAGCACCGATTCCGGTACAGATCCCGTCCACTACTATCTCCGGTACAGTTCAATACAAGTTCAGGCCTACGGAGGGTTTCCAAAGTAATGAACCGGTTAACTCGAACTCTACTTTTAACCTGTCCGGTACAAATAATTCTGGAGTTCAAACGGCCCTCGACGATCCCAATTACAGTATGGAGGATGCAAATTACAGCGGAGATCTGTACAGTGGTTTCGGTAATCAAAACCAGGAATCTGACCAGGTTTCCATTGATGCACAAGTCCCGGTATATGGTGGCGGAGAAACAGGCAATGTACAAATTCAAAATTTTGGACAAACAACCGGAGATATTCAGAATCAGTTAGCCGAAATATCCGATAATTTGCTTAATCATCCGTTGGAGGGAGCAAGTGTAAAAGCAGTGGTTACCGTAAATGGTACCGATCATGTAATTGCAACCACCACGGCGAATGAGGAAGGTGCCTATACCCTCTCTTTTGCTCCATCCGAGCTCGATCGTCTTTTAGATAATTCTGATGATTCCGATTCAGGAAGTGGTAGTGCATCCGTGATTGGAAATCAGCAGAATCAGAATCAAACCATAAACGTACAAGATGCAAATACGCCTGTTTCACAACTTCAGAACACAGAGTTGGCTTTAGCTTCTGTTAAAATTGTAGTTGACTCACCCTATTTTACATTTAGTGAAGATAATACGGTGGCTGTCAGTACTAAGAATGCAAGAACGTACAACGCGGGTGCTATCACGGGTACGGCGTTAACCTATCGGCTGGATTCCACCGTCCGGGATCAAGAAGACGATGAGCCAATAACGGATGCTAAAATTGAGATTTTCAGGGCGTCGGACTGGTATGATGTGGTTCCTGCACTACAACCGGAGGGCTGGCCATTACCAGCCGACCAAGAGGATGCTCAGATGGTTTTAAATAGCAGTATGATGGAGAAAGTAGCTGAGGCAAACGCATCCAGACAGATAACCCGACTTTTTCCAAGAAAGAAAGGTTCAAACGACCGCTATATG contains these protein-coding regions:
- a CDS encoding sigma-70 family RNA polymerase sigma factor, with protein sequence MSDKSNITQLLRTVNKGDQDAYKKLFELVYDELRRIANIQLNQEYSDHTFSKTELVHEAYIKLIDQSKVDFNDRTHFYAIAARSMRQLLVDYARKKKAEKRGGGKKPLPLDENVFHIKKHAENIIELDEHLDQLSELDERLGQIVELRFFAGMSIEETAKMLDLSASTVNRDWAKARGWLYQRLKSEHGS
- a CDS encoding HNH endonuclease, which produces MDTDVLVLNQDYQPLSICSVQRSVKLLFLEKAELLHDDPDRVIRTVDDEFSYPSVIRLRRYINLPYANIVLSRRNIMKRDRHTCQYCGTKSDLTLDHVMPRSRGGEDSWENLVTACNQCNVKKGNRTPDEASMPLDVEPYRPVHITFFQNLLGGVQEHWKPYLYM
- a CDS encoding serine/threonine-protein kinase — its product is MNKDRWKLITNIVDEVLKTNNPSAKKKILEDRCGNDPDLKSEVRKFLDSIENSSDYWDSLFQSNRLFIGEITDNYKMSTDDSLLDKTATLPEIDDTIPDQIGLYKIKKRVGYGGMGEVFLAGRCDEKFNQNVALKLMRHGVTSKNQARRFEQERTILSSLNHPNIARLLDGGISVDGRSYYVMEYVDGIPITEYCKKNNCDLDERLNLFKQVCRAVQYAHSNFIVHRDLKPENLLVNKQGVVKILDFGIAKMIDDSLDEQAILQTSSGFRMLSLKYAAPEQITLDPITTATDVYSLGILLFELLTGFHPFDLKNKSLHETEYIIRHREPSKPSSVSNRWSTQLKGDLDAIILKALRKESTERYDSAQNMLDDIERFEKSLPVSARHDSLIYRSKKFIKRHSLSLMFIGFILLMVTAFTLFYTQRISEEKQFAELQAQKAEQVTLFLMDLFEANNPLHSEGEVLTARDMLERGEADAEKLEGYPELKAQMFEVMGEIYRRLGQYDKSESLLRQSLTIRQDVYGNYHSETVGTFDKLGLLLINKGEFFAADSLLSLALSIRENHLKSAGPDLAETLSNLAYARRRVGNNTNAEQLYRRSLEIRDKHLGRDHPLTIENMNSLGVVLHYKAKYRETEALFREILQRRENLLAPVHPDIAISQNSLGALLMNLGDFREADSLLNRALTVRRKLYGDNHPFVALTLNNLAISHMDQGRLSEAEKYVNEAYRIRKEQLGHNHTNTALTKFTIAKLMLETNRPDSALKLYKEAYNTFHDNLSPGHSLTARTMVGIGSAYLAKNDLENARFYFEEGYQKVEAVHSEESLEHALASIQYGAYLMKTGEEERANEILNTAHKTLQEIEHQESLRQENIMTLLNQNN